A single genomic interval of Adhaeribacter pallidiroseus harbors:
- a CDS encoding putative toxin-antitoxin system toxin component, PIN family, whose protein sequence is MQKIILDTNVIVSALISNSVPTKILYNLVFKQLVNPCLLTEIFTEYIEVLGREKFSRIYAFKIKAEVVLAKLKDLSSFYQTNRKVEVLTDTSDNKFLELAAVSSADYLITGNTLDFTITEFEYTKIVTPREYWDNYKP, encoded by the coding sequence ATGCAAAAAATCATCCTTGACACAAATGTGATTGTATCAGCACTAATTTCTAACTCTGTACCAACCAAAATTTTGTATAATTTAGTTTTTAAACAATTAGTGAACCCCTGCCTTTTAACCGAAATTTTTACAGAGTATATTGAGGTACTTGGAAGGGAAAAATTTAGTAGAATTTATGCGTTCAAAATTAAAGCAGAAGTAGTATTAGCTAAATTAAAAGATTTGTCATCATTCTATCAAACTAACCGGAAAGTAGAAGTTTTAACGGATACAAGTGATAATAAATTTTTAGAGTTAGCAGCGGTAAGTTCAGCTGATTATTTAATAACAGGAAATACGCTTGATTTTACAATAACTGAATTCGAATATACTAAAATTGTTACACCCAGAGAATATTGGGACAATTATAAACCTTAA
- a CDS encoding M48 family metalloprotease gives MKKFWQKIAYVLALTVPLLPLPDTATAAHPHVLSNAAPAVNPAGARDIIKEIIDVVGLKPRFEVRESTEVPNAAAVIYNGKRYILYNAQFVASVNNAVKTDWAAVSILAHEIGHHLNGHTLIRGGSNPTDELEADEFSGFVLRKMGATLPQAQAAIAALTDESYSATHPGRSSRLTAISTGWQNANGQIVASAKPNTKATPPVIAQAEDPEQPVATRPVVRKQATAAGLDSRSILGKVTFEAAPREQFYVTTRYNLVRVTDEGIEVVGKLSRTNNSEVPFVFESDYFQSLYLTQEGMIVNRRGQKVGYVS, from the coding sequence ATGAAAAAATTCTGGCAGAAAATAGCATACGTACTGGCGCTTACCGTGCCATTATTGCCGCTTCCCGATACGGCGACAGCGGCCCACCCACATGTTCTTTCCAACGCGGCTCCGGCGGTAAACCCCGCAGGAGCGCGCGATATTATTAAAGAAATTATTGACGTAGTAGGCTTAAAGCCGCGGTTTGAAGTACGCGAATCAACGGAAGTACCCAATGCAGCGGCGGTTATTTACAACGGTAAACGCTATATTCTGTACAACGCGCAGTTTGTGGCTTCGGTTAACAATGCGGTTAAAACCGACTGGGCGGCTGTTAGTATTCTGGCGCACGAAATAGGTCATCATTTAAACGGTCATACTTTAATCCGGGGTGGTAGCAACCCGACTGATGAACTGGAAGCCGACGAGTTTTCGGGGTTTGTGCTTCGGAAAATGGGCGCTACTTTACCGCAAGCGCAAGCCGCCATTGCGGCCTTAACCGACGAAAGTTATTCGGCTACCCACCCGGGCCGCTCGTCGCGGTTAACGGCCATTAGTACCGGTTGGCAAAACGCCAATGGTCAGATTGTAGCCAGCGCCAAACCCAATACCAAAGCAACTCCGCCGGTAATTGCGCAAGCCGAAGATCCGGAGCAACCAGTAGCTACCCGGCCGGTAGTACGCAAACAAGCCACGGCGGCCGGCCTGGATAGCCGTTCTATTTTGGGAAAAGTTACGTTTGAGGCGGCGCCCCGGGAACAGTTTTACGTGACTACACGTTATAATCTCGTACGTGTTACTGATGAGGGCATAGAAGTAGTTGGTAAACTTTCCCGTACGAATAACTCCGAAGTACCTTTTGTTTTTGAAAGCGATTATTTTCAGTCGCTGTATTTAACCCAGGAGGGGATGATTGTAAACCGTCGTGGACAAAAAGTGGGTTACGTGAGTTAG